One genomic window of Candidatus Kuenenia stuttgartiensis includes the following:
- a CDS encoding tetratricopeptide repeat protein: MKKHHIRYDGRKLQPPRIKHSLRLLAVYCGFFLLILALNGVASVQTNWADNYHRPENIFEKGCNETPALFTGINKYLLANNAPHDLVAMQWFLDGNVMAKQADIFTVEAASFAEVEDAKQHTMRVSRMVPFPVWLEQRDHIYVICAGYSTRQDDLLPYVESIKKNGYPKASLGIVSLKDRKVILEASPSLEIKRKGDEQSLEIMRKKQVGTGRVDLSDVEEKLLESDEASEEFFQTYEGDYYIGKAWRSYHAGNFDMAIEFFQFAASFTETANEAYLGTAYCYIEQDRKDEALSIFDKLVAERFKLKEIAGVLAKIEYFDKALEVCNKVLYTDPFNADFLMLKLNILLQRKNYDEMRTILAGVPNDKNTLELLLLGADIEAWSKNYEKAIEKYQQLTEQFPEEGKAWLGYLKTVTWSKNWLLLSDILPQGIEKIEMTDDDRPFFVDAFLALGNIEKALAVWDEMDANAKDWSKSLSAIVDKYMSLGKLEEATHLLEKVLATRKKDIHLAEQLALNYFYSEMPEKGFEVIGQFQTDPEAQLNIELTRAEIFALLKNYEASLSILQTIDVSKEEGNRAETVELESYYGLEKDEQLLEKAALYLEKPPEEDIIDRAKILTLSILSRIRIGQYKDAEKEIELLSTMLPEDYGAAILRVLLKNASKQLTDRDESILALGKQLSEYSKDVAMVRPQLLGDETLYDQTKILSMHILEAWRIAGELSNYKNKDVLQQLARAEYKAGNYQQSFDIYTGLYEEENNERYKMGMVECMLDYGNIKKATELFDEIQMLRLPPKDVPRYFESMIRLQKDEVLFFNTKLSQLPEDSAATVTMKTLVIIERLMNGDEVFADNEIKRYLTERQEEVSIFRLTLSRMGYFEKGLMGKCYAFVKNQYLKAIEQYPEDTGIRYEYAKHLASHREYAPAIEQHLALYELDPNDYRTVKWLARLYSWTKQFVEGLQWYEKYGEIRQGDLAVRHEIARVYGWALMLEEANEAYEKLCEDFPDNHELYWEWQAKKNNWLRRKRTAVSYYEKLVERHPEDAELVFDLGQLYSQLNLSRKSEDTYRKLLVYEPGHNRALFAADSEKWRRKQSAGLKITYIHQDGTGDTFGNFEITRFRTDANYKPARIMEATDVSLGLGHTTFNFLDHTGSTADHLWLKGNKDFRNGVMIYLNGELSTYTENNKETVQFETGIHYQIAELFDATVFTGREDVLENFITLSNHRARYYTGGRIMWDIDKRVDVYAQGKQYWYNDWNDGFEYDVSVGYKFFVYPRILKLSVLLSINFLFFMRVFHAAISVSALISRAEAVISEQENFWPFSVKT, translated from the coding sequence ATGAAAAAACATCATATCAGGTACGACGGGAGGAAACTCCAGCCACCACGAATAAAGCATTCCTTACGGTTATTAGCAGTGTATTGCGGTTTCTTTCTGCTTATTTTAGCCCTTAATGGCGTTGCCTCTGTACAAACCAACTGGGCAGATAATTATCATCGCCCTGAAAATATTTTTGAAAAAGGGTGTAACGAGACACCTGCGCTGTTTACCGGGATAAATAAGTACCTATTGGCTAACAATGCACCTCACGATTTAGTCGCTATGCAATGGTTCTTAGACGGCAACGTCATGGCAAAACAGGCGGACATATTTACCGTTGAAGCGGCGAGTTTTGCAGAAGTGGAAGATGCAAAACAACATACCATGCGTGTTTCACGCATGGTACCCTTTCCTGTGTGGTTAGAACAGCGGGATCATATCTACGTTATTTGCGCAGGGTACTCCACCAGACAGGATGATTTATTGCCCTATGTGGAGTCGATTAAAAAAAACGGCTACCCAAAGGCGTCTTTGGGCATTGTCTCCTTAAAGGACAGAAAGGTTATTCTGGAGGCATCTCCTTCGCTTGAAATAAAGAGGAAGGGTGATGAACAATCTTTGGAGATTATGAGGAAGAAGCAGGTTGGTACGGGAAGGGTGGATCTTTCTGATGTGGAAGAGAAATTGCTCGAAAGCGATGAAGCATCTGAGGAATTCTTTCAGACGTACGAAGGAGACTATTATATTGGCAAGGCATGGAGAAGTTACCACGCGGGCAATTTTGACATGGCAATTGAATTTTTCCAATTTGCCGCTTCATTTACTGAAACCGCCAACGAAGCATATCTTGGCACTGCATATTGCTATATCGAACAGGACAGGAAAGACGAGGCGCTCTCTATTTTTGATAAATTAGTGGCAGAAAGATTTAAGTTAAAAGAGATTGCAGGCGTTCTGGCAAAAATAGAATATTTTGACAAAGCCCTCGAAGTGTGCAATAAGGTGCTGTACACCGACCCGTTTAATGCTGATTTCCTGATGTTGAAACTAAATATTCTTCTGCAAAGAAAGAATTATGACGAGATGAGGACCATTCTGGCTGGAGTGCCAAATGATAAAAATACCCTCGAATTATTATTGCTCGGTGCAGATATAGAGGCGTGGTCGAAAAACTATGAGAAGGCAATAGAAAAATATCAGCAATTAACAGAACAGTTTCCGGAAGAAGGCAAGGCCTGGCTGGGATACCTGAAGACGGTAACATGGTCAAAAAACTGGTTATTATTGTCGGACATTTTACCGCAAGGTATCGAAAAGATTGAAATGACGGATGATGACCGCCCCTTTTTTGTGGATGCCTTTCTTGCATTGGGGAATATTGAAAAAGCGCTGGCGGTGTGGGATGAAATGGATGCAAATGCAAAGGACTGGAGCAAGTCTTTGTCAGCAATAGTTGATAAATATATGTCATTGGGGAAACTGGAGGAAGCGACACATTTACTGGAAAAAGTATTGGCGACCAGGAAGAAAGATATTCACCTGGCGGAACAGTTGGCGTTAAACTATTTTTACTCGGAAATGCCGGAAAAGGGGTTTGAAGTAATCGGACAGTTTCAAACCGATCCGGAGGCGCAACTAAATATTGAACTCACAAGGGCGGAAATCTTCGCCCTGTTAAAAAATTATGAAGCGTCTTTGTCCATCCTGCAAACAATTGACGTATCAAAAGAAGAAGGAAATCGGGCAGAAACGGTGGAATTAGAGAGTTATTACGGATTGGAAAAAGATGAACAGCTTTTGGAAAAAGCGGCGCTCTATTTAGAAAAACCGCCGGAAGAGGACATAATTGACAGGGCAAAAATACTGACCCTTTCTATTCTCTCCCGGATAAGAATCGGGCAGTACAAAGATGCGGAAAAAGAGATTGAACTATTATCCACTATGCTGCCGGAAGATTACGGCGCGGCGATTCTCAGGGTCTTGCTCAAAAATGCAAGTAAACAGTTAACTGATCGCGATGAATCGATACTGGCACTGGGCAAACAACTATCAGAGTATTCAAAAGACGTCGCTATGGTACGACCACAGCTCCTCGGTGATGAAACGCTGTATGACCAGACAAAGATTTTGTCAATGCATATTCTTGAAGCATGGAGAATCGCCGGTGAATTGTCAAACTATAAAAACAAAGACGTCCTGCAGCAATTGGCAAGGGCGGAATATAAAGCGGGCAATTACCAGCAATCTTTCGACATTTATACAGGACTCTATGAAGAAGAGAACAATGAGCGGTATAAAATGGGGATGGTGGAATGTATGCTGGACTATGGCAATATAAAAAAGGCAACCGAATTATTTGATGAAATTCAAATGCTGCGTTTGCCGCCGAAAGACGTCCCCCGTTATTTCGAGAGTATGATTCGATTGCAAAAGGATGAAGTATTATTTTTTAATACAAAGCTGTCGCAGCTCCCTGAAGATAGCGCCGCTACGGTCACAATGAAAACATTGGTTATTATTGAGCGATTAATGAATGGCGATGAAGTTTTTGCTGATAATGAAATAAAGCGCTATCTTACAGAACGTCAGGAGGAGGTTTCCATCTTCCGCCTGACTTTGTCAAGAATGGGATATTTTGAAAAAGGGTTAATGGGGAAGTGTTATGCATTTGTAAAGAATCAGTACCTTAAAGCAATAGAACAGTATCCTGAGGATACGGGCATTCGCTATGAATATGCAAAACATCTTGCTTCGCATCGTGAATACGCACCGGCAATAGAACAGCATTTGGCGCTGTATGAGCTTGACCCAAACGATTACCGGACGGTGAAATGGCTGGCGCGATTGTATAGCTGGACGAAGCAGTTTGTAGAAGGATTGCAGTGGTATGAAAAATATGGAGAAATACGTCAGGGAGACCTTGCGGTGCGTCATGAGATTGCGAGGGTTTACGGCTGGGCGCTGATGCTTGAAGAGGCAAACGAGGCATATGAAAAACTCTGCGAAGATTTTCCCGATAATCATGAACTCTATTGGGAATGGCAGGCAAAGAAAAATAACTGGTTAAGGCGAAAGCGAACGGCGGTTTCTTATTATGAAAAATTAGTGGAGCGTCACCCGGAAGATGCGGAGCTGGTATTTGATCTGGGGCAATTATATTCGCAGCTCAATTTGAGCCGGAAATCGGAAGATACGTACAGAAAACTGCTTGTTTATGAACCGGGACATAACCGGGCGCTATTTGCAGCGGATTCAGAGAAATGGCGCAGAAAACAATCAGCCGGATTAAAAATTACGTACATCCATCAGGATGGAACAGGCGATACGTTCGGGAATTTTGAAATAACACGGTTCAGAACAGATGCGAATTACAAGCCGGCACGGATAATGGAGGCAACAGACGTTTCGTTGGGTCTTGGACATACCACATTCAATTTTTTGGACCATACCGGATCTACGGCAGATCATCTTTGGCTTAAGGGGAACAAAGATTTCCGGAATGGCGTTATGATATATTTAAACGGTGAATTGTCCACCTATACGGAAAACAATAAAGAAACGGTTCAATTTGAAACAGGCATACATTATCAAATAGCCGAATTGTTTGATGCTACCGTGTTTACAGGGAGAGAGGATGTCCTTGAGAATTTTATCACATTAAGCAATCACAGGGCACGCTACTATACCGGCGGGCGGATTATGTGGGATATTGATAAACGTGTTGACGTATATGCGCAGGGGAAACAGTACTGGTATAATGACTGGAACGATGGCTTTGAGTATGACGTGTCTGTTGGGTATAAATTTTTTGTATATCCGAGGATTTTAAAATTATCCGTACTACTATCCATCAATTTCTTGTTTTTTATGCGTGTTTTTCATGCCGCCATTTCCGTAAGTGCTTTAATATCAAGGGCTGAAGCGGTCATCAGTGAACAAGAGAACTTCTGGCCTTTCTCCGTCAAAACATAG
- a CDS encoding sulfatase, which translates to MEHRPNILLFTIDACRPDHLGCYGYSKNLTPNIDSLAKEGALFINAFSQSAWTTPGMISIFTSLYPFTHKVEARGDSLDTKVVTLPEILRENGYAVPVLPRFVDIPNYRNLGFDAVEKGQFEGKEVGDLLKLLHAYKDQPFFIWYHYHGLHLPYNPPDSYRKEIAEANGMKPEHESEGVSLIKTKSVIKHDAVVFTDEEKSLAVALYDSQLPPLDDSIGILAAKLKEWELYENTIIIITSDHGEELFEHGFVGHASTSLNAKLYDEIIRIPLIILWPKKITYKRIGANVQQIDIMPTILDMLGIASTNASEGRSLLPLMEKDQGGESSIVYCETIMGGYQSTEVLRNIRLRCIRTERWKLIAKNGNNVDTYELYDLKNDPGEKNNVAKKYPDIALDLKEKLFSKTGNNK; encoded by the coding sequence ATGGAACATAGACCTAATATTCTGCTTTTTACCATTGACGCCTGCCGGCCTGATCATCTTGGATGTTACGGATATTCTAAAAACCTGACTCCGAATATTGATTCCCTTGCAAAAGAAGGGGCGCTGTTTATCAATGCATTTAGCCAGTCGGCATGGACTACGCCCGGGATGATTTCGATATTCACTTCCTTATATCCGTTTACCCATAAGGTGGAAGCCCGGGGAGATTCGCTGGATACAAAGGTAGTGACATTGCCTGAAATTCTCAGGGAAAACGGATATGCCGTGCCCGTGCTGCCAAGGTTTGTTGATATCCCCAATTACCGGAACCTGGGTTTTGATGCGGTGGAAAAAGGGCAATTCGAGGGAAAAGAAGTCGGGGATTTGTTGAAATTATTACATGCCTACAAAGATCAACCGTTTTTTATATGGTATCATTATCACGGACTGCATTTGCCCTATAATCCCCCGGATTCTTATCGCAAGGAAATTGCTGAAGCTAATGGTATGAAACCTGAGCACGAATCCGAAGGGGTTTCACTGATAAAAACGAAGTCGGTTATCAAGCATGATGCCGTTGTTTTTACCGATGAGGAGAAAAGCCTTGCGGTTGCTTTGTATGATAGCCAGTTACCGCCATTGGACGATTCTATAGGGATACTGGCCGCGAAACTGAAGGAATGGGAATTGTACGAAAATACAATAATTATCATCACTTCCGACCATGGGGAAGAGTTGTTTGAACATGGGTTTGTTGGCCATGCATCGACTTCGTTAAACGCAAAGCTGTACGATGAAATAATACGAATACCGCTCATCATTTTGTGGCCGAAAAAAATAACATACAAACGCATCGGCGCAAACGTGCAACAGATTGATATTATGCCCACAATTCTTGATATGCTTGGTATTGCAAGCACAAATGCATCAGAGGGACGTTCACTGTTGCCGTTAATGGAAAAGGATCAAGGCGGGGAATCATCGATAGTCTATTGTGAAACCATTATGGGCGGATATCAAAGCACCGAAGTATTGCGAAATATCAGATTGCGCTGCATAAGGACGGAGAGATGGAAGTTGATTGCCAAAAATGGCAATAATGTGGATACATATGAGCTGTATGACCTGAAAAACGACCCTGGAGAAAAAAATAACGTTGCCAAAAAATACCCGGATATTGCACTTGATTTGAAAGAAAAACTCTTTTCAAAAACCGGCAATAACAAATAG